In Lactococcus protaetiae, the genomic window ATCTGTCAAATAATATTCGCCTTGAGCATTGTCTGTTGTGATTTCACCAAGCGCTTTGAAAAGAGCTTTATTATCAAAAACGTAAGTTCCTGTATTAATCTCTGTAATGTTCTTTTCAAAATCATTGGCATCTTTTTGCTCAACAATCTTTTCAACAGATTGGTCTGAGCCGCGAACAATTCGTCCATAGCCAGTTGGATTTGGTGCAATTGCTGTAAGAATAGTCGCTGTTGCCTTTTGTTCAAAATGATAGTCAAACAATGCTTGTAATGTTTCTCCCGTAATAAGTGGGGTATCTCCAGCAATAACAAGAGTCGCTCCATCTTCATTTGCAAGTAAATCCGCTGCAATACGAACTGCATGACCTGTTCCAAGTTGTTCTGCTTGCTTTACAAATTGTGTTCCTTTGGGAAGAGTTGCAATCACTTTGTCAGCTTCATGACCCACAATAACCACTCGTTTTGCAGTTTCTATTTCTGAAACATTTTGTAGAACATGACCAAGCATGGTCTTTCCCGCAACTTTGTGCAGTACTTTAGGAAGAGCAGATTTCATGCGTGTTCCTTTACCTGCTGCTAAGACAATTGCAAATTTATTCATAAAAACTTCTCCTTTAAGATGAGAGAGCACTTATTCAGAAGCCAAACAAACAAGATAAAAAATGTAATCCTGCATCTCATGAAGCAAGTTTCTTTTTATTCCCTTGTCCAAGCTTCTAAGCCCAATGATAAGATGTGAGTTTATTACTAAGTTATACTAGTTCACCTTCAATTCTACTAAGTAGAATTGAAGGTGAACTGCAACTATACTGCTTTTCCATCTGCAGCCCTAAGGCAATGCATCAAATACAAAAGATGGCTTGCGTCTCACACAAAAGTTGCGCAACTCTATGCTGGTGTAGCGAACCATTTCACCTTGTTGCTTTAGCACAAACGGTTATCCTATAAAGTGCCGATAAGCACTTGTCCTCTATCTCTATGTCACTAAAGTGACAGGAATAGAGGCAACGCCAAATAGTAATCAAACGGACAGCGGAGCAACTTTCAAGTGATACGTTTGAAAGTTAAACAGTATTAAAAGAAAACTCACTTTAAAAATGTTAACCCAATTATACCATATTAGAGAGCTTTTTTTGTAATCTCTCTTTTCATTATGATAAAATGTATTCAGTCGGAATTGAGTTTATCAAAGTAAGTGCGTGCTAATACTCCGACCTCTTAGGTCGGAGATAAAGCAGCACTAAACCTTGAATTTCGTCCGACTGCCATAGGGCGTTGGCGCTTTAGCGTCTAGGCTTCTTGGACAAGGTGACCTCATATCGAAGATGTGAGGTTGTACCTTAAATTCAGTGGTGAGCTGCCCTTTTATCAGTCGCTTCAGCGACTAGAGAAAATGGACAAATGTTTTACGAAACTCCCACTGAATAAGTCTTGACTTCATTCTCATTTTTTATTCATTTAACAAACCCTCCAAAATGCTTGGGTTCATTTCATTTTCTTGAAAGGATTTTTTTATGAAAACTATCGGATTTATCGGTGTTGGTAAAATGGCAACTGCTATCATCTCTGGCATTGACAAAACAAAATTTAACATTCTCATCTCAGGACGTGATTTGACAAAAACAGAAGAACAGGCACGCAGTCTAAAAGTTAGTTCTGTTGCGAATCACACTGAACTTGTCAAAAATTCAGACCTTGTCATTCTTTCCGTCAAACCTCAAATTCTTCCGTCAGTAATGACAGGACTTGTCAGTACGCTGACAAGAGATAAAACTCTAATCTCTATTGCAGCTGGTCTGACTTTAGCTGATTTAAAACATCTCTCTCAATCTGAAAATCAGCCGATTATCCGTGTTATGCCAAACATTAACGCTCAAATTGGAAAATCAACCTCTGCCATTGTTAAAAATGAATTCGTAAATGATGAGGACTATATCGTAGCTCAATCAATTTTTGAATCTGTTGGTACCGTCCACGAAGTCGCAGAGAAAGACTTTTCAACTTTCACTGCACTAGCAGGGTCAAGTCCAGCTTACATTTATATGTTTATTGATGCTTTGAGTCGAGCAGGCGTTTTACACGGTATTCCTAAAGAAACCGCCACAAAAATAGTCGCAGAAACTGTCCAAGCCTCCGCTGAAATGATTTTACAAAGTGGTGAAAATCCTTGGAGTCTTGTTGATAAAGTTTCAAGTCCAGCGGGTACAACTGTGGCTGGCGTTGTCAGTCTTGAGCAAAATCGTTTTGTTGGAAATGTCATTGATGCAATTACCGCAACCATTGAGCGCGAAAAACAATTAAACTAAACTAAAAGTTACTGACAGAAAGTTGTCAGTAACTTTTTTGATTCATTGTGAATCCTATCTATTAAGCTACCAGAGTCATGACAGTTGCTGTACCAGTAATACTTTAACTCTATTAGATGTTACTTCTCTTCAATCACGACATTACAACGATCAAAAAAGCCCTGCGTTTCTCATTCACATCCTGAAAAGTAGAATCAAGCGCAAGATACACACTTCAACCAAGCAAGTACGTGCTAACTTCGCCCTTTGGGGCCTCGCTACGATGCTACGTGCTTCGCAAGCCGTTCTGCGAACGGTCTACGCAACTTCGTTGCTCCGCTGTCGATTTCACTAACCGACTGAAATCGGAAGTTCAAATCGCAATCCAGCAAAGCTGGCAAGACGAAATGTAAGAGCAAAAGGCAAAGTACCTAGTCGGAGTGGCACCCCCACCTCTTTAGATGGAGGGATAAGCAGCACTATCTTCGCTTCGCTACGCTGTCCATTCGCTCTAAATCGCTAAAGCGATAAGGCGAAATGGCAAGCTTTGCTTTCGTTCTCAAGCTTTGCTTTCGTTCTACTGATGAAGCAATCACGTCAATCAGACCTCAACCTTAATTCATTGTTACTTTTGCAAATCGTCCACAAGATTTCTAGAAATAGAAAAAGGACTTCCTGCTGCGCAAGAAGTCCTATACCAAGAAAAATTTTCGTACTGCAGTACTGCAAAACAGTAACAAAAATTCTTTTTAACGACGAAGTCCCAATGAAGCGATAAGTTCACGGTAACGTTGAACATCTTTTTCACGGAGGTAACCAAGAAGATTACGACGGTGACCAATTTTTTTCATCAAACCACGATAAGTTGCGTGGTCTTTTTTGTGAGTTTTGATGTGGTCGTTAAGGTGGTTGATTTCCCAAGTCAATACAGCGATTTGTACTTCTGGTGAACCAGTATCGCCTTCTTTACGAGCGTATTGAGTGATAATTTCTTGTTTTTTTTCTTTTGAAATTGCCATGAGTTTTTCTCCTTTAAATTTATTGCCCAATCCGAGTGACAGCTTGGCAAGCGTGAAACCAAGAGGGGGTTGTAAAAAACTACTCTCCTATCATACACTTTTTCAAGTTTTTTTACAAGTGAGACTACAAAAAAAGCCTGTCTGTTGACAGGTTTTTTAACTCAGCAAATGCGTGCTATCTCCGCCCTTTGGGTTCCGCTGTCCGTTTTGCTTAACTGCTAAAAGGCAAAGCCTCAGTTTTCGTTCTACTGCCCCAGGGTCTTAGTGCTTAGACGTCAGGGACAAGACCACTCGCCTTGCGACTTTAGGAATGGATAACGAAGCTTTGCTACGGTGTGACCTCATATCTTTGATGTTAAGCAGACTGTTTACAGGTCACTTAGTTGTTACACCTAGAGGTTGTACCCTAATAACATTAGTGGAGGAGAAAGAATCTCCCACCAATGAAGTAATCACTTCAATTACTAGATGAGGGCTCCGTAGTAGAATTTTTTGGAGCTTCTTGCTGATTACCATTTGATGAATCATTCCCAGCGGCTGAAGACGAACTTGAATCTTTTGCCGAATCCGATGTACTAGATGAACTTTCACTTGTTGTCGATACGCTTGAAGCCGGTTGATAAGGGCCTAAATAAGTTAGCGTAATTTGTTGTGTTGCGATATTGAAAGACTCACCTGCATCAAGATTTGAAGCATAAACGTAGTTCTCACCATTAGCATAATCCGTGTTTGGCTGTTGATCCAAAATAATGTTTCCTTCTGGTACACCCATTGAAATCAAATCTGCCTTCACTTGTTTCCAAGTCCTGTTTTTAAACTCAGGCATTGTTCCTTGCTCACCTTCTGAAACTTCAAACTCAATCTGCTTATTGCCATCGAGATTGAAATAATCCCCTTTTGCAGGCGTTTGTTTCAAAATCGTTCCTGCTGGTTGAGAACTCTGAACATTCTTAGAAACCACTTGACTCTCTGACACATTATAATTAATCATCAAATCATCTAAAGCGTCTTGATATTGTTTTCCAACATAATTCTTCATCTTGAAGGAATTTCCGCCTTCTGAAACATAGATATTAATTTTACTATTTGTTCGTACCAACGTTTTTGCCGTAGGGTCTGTACGAGTAACTTTATCTTGAGCAACGGACGAACTAGACTCATACCGAGTCGTCCCGACTTTAAGTTTAGCACTCTTTATCTTTGCTTCCGCCTCTTTTAAGGTCATATTTTTTACATCAGGCACTCTCACATTCTCTGGAGTCAAAGCAACCCATGCAGCAGCGGAACCACCAATGACTAACAATAAAATGATGATTGTCGCAATGATTCCTTTTTTAGATTTCTTTTTCTTTGCAGCCGCCGCTTCCTCGATATTTTTCTCAGAATCTTCACCCTCTTTTTTGTCAATTAAAGGCTTCGTATCATAAGGATTTATCAAGTTGGCTGGCATAATCTTCGTTGCATCTTTGTCTTTACTAAAGACAAGTTTTGGCTCACCACGTCGATCTAAACTTGTAGACGTAGCCAAATCATTCATCATTTCCTCAACATTTGCATATCGGTCAGAAATGTCCTTTGCAGTGGCACGAATAACAACATTTTCAAGAGCTTGAGGAACATTTTGATTGAGATTAATGATGCTTGGAATATTCTCTTGGAAATGTTTCAGCGCAATAGCAACAGCAGAATCTCCGTCAAATGGAATTTGCCCTGTCAACAATTCAAATAAGATAATCCCAATCGCATAAATATCTGATTGAACCGTTGCATTTGAGCCACGCGCCTGCTCTGGTGACAAATAATGAACCGAACCAAACATCGTATTTGTCTGTGTCAATGATGTTTCTGATAAAGCTTTGGCAATCCCAAAGTCTGTAACTTTAACTGTCCCATTGTGTGAAACTAATACATTTTGAGGTTTCAAATCACGATGGATAATACCATGTGAGTGAGCCATTTCCATCGCTGACAAAATTTCTGTAGTGATTTCAATTGCTTCTTCGTTTGATAATGGTGCGTGTTCATTGATATATTGTTTAAGTGTCAGACCATCAACAAATTCCATGACGATATATTGTTGATTTTCAAATTCACCAACATCAGAAATTCCGACAATGTTAGGATGAGAAA contains:
- the pknB gene encoding Stk1 family PASTA domain-containing Ser/Thr kinase, whose protein sequence is MIQIGKIFADRYRIIKEIGRGGMANVYQGEDTFLDNRKVAIKVLRSNFENDDIAIARFQREAFAMAELSHPNIVGISDVGEFENQQYIVMEFVDGLTLKQYINEHAPLSNEEAIEITTEILSAMEMAHSHGIIHRDLKPQNVLVSHNGTVKVTDFGIAKALSETSLTQTNTMFGSVHYLSPEQARGSNATVQSDIYAIGIILFELLTGQIPFDGDSAVAIALKHFQENIPSIINLNQNVPQALENVVIRATAKDISDRYANVEEMMNDLATSTSLDRRGEPKLVFSKDKDATKIMPANLINPYDTKPLIDKKEGEDSEKNIEEAAAAKKKKSKKGIIATIIILLLVIGGSAAAWVALTPENVRVPDVKNMTLKEAEAKIKSAKLKVGTTRYESSSSVAQDKVTRTDPTAKTLVRTNSKINIYVSEGGNSFKMKNYVGKQYQDALDDLMINYNVSESQVVSKNVQSSQPAGTILKQTPAKGDYFNLDGNKQIEFEVSEGEQGTMPEFKNRTWKQVKADLISMGVPEGNIILDQQPNTDYANGENYVYASNLDAGESFNIATQQITLTYLGPYQPASSVSTTSESSSSTSDSAKDSSSSSAAGNDSSNGNQQEAPKNSTTEPSSSN
- the rpsO gene encoding 30S ribosomal protein S15; amino-acid sequence: MAISKEKKQEIITQYARKEGDTGSPEVQIAVLTWEINHLNDHIKTHKKDHATYRGLMKKIGHRRNLLGYLREKDVQRYRELIASLGLRR
- the proC gene encoding pyrroline-5-carboxylate reductase, giving the protein MKTIGFIGVGKMATAIISGIDKTKFNILISGRDLTKTEEQARSLKVSSVANHTELVKNSDLVILSVKPQILPSVMTGLVSTLTRDKTLISIAAGLTLADLKHLSQSENQPIIRVMPNINAQIGKSTSAIVKNEFVNDEDYIVAQSIFESVGTVHEVAEKDFSTFTALAGSSPAYIYMFIDALSRAGVLHGIPKETATKIVAETVQASAEMILQSGENPWSLVDKVSSPAGTTVAGVVSLEQNRFVGNVIDAITATIEREKQLN